The proteins below come from a single Asanoa ferruginea genomic window:
- a CDS encoding TioE family transcriptional regulator — translation MSTQAVRNYEAAGILPPADRTPSGYRTYTQRHALALTAFLALVPGHGHQTATAIMAAINGYAIEEALTLIDRSHAQLVDDRRTLHAVEAALRDLAPVTPEPAGDTFVGPLARRLTIRPATLRKWERAGLVQPRRDAHTGYRVFSAADVRDALLVHQLRRGGYRLDQIAPLIAQVRSAGGVAPLESALRDWHARLSARGRAMLAGAAALDAYLG, via the coding sequence GTGTCGACCCAGGCGGTCCGCAACTACGAGGCGGCCGGGATCCTGCCGCCGGCCGACCGCACCCCGAGCGGCTACCGCACCTACACCCAACGGCACGCCTTGGCCCTGACCGCGTTCCTCGCGCTCGTGCCCGGCCACGGCCATCAAACGGCAACGGCGATCATGGCGGCCATCAACGGGTACGCGATCGAAGAGGCGCTGACGCTCATCGACCGCAGCCATGCCCAGTTGGTCGACGATCGCCGCACCCTGCACGCCGTCGAGGCCGCCCTGCGCGACCTCGCGCCTGTCACCCCGGAGCCGGCCGGCGACACGTTCGTCGGCCCGCTGGCCCGGCGGCTCACCATCCGGCCGGCGACCCTGCGCAAGTGGGAACGCGCCGGCCTGGTCCAGCCGCGCCGCGACGCGCACACGGGCTACCGGGTCTTCAGCGCGGCCGACGTACGCGACGCGCTGCTGGTCCACCAACTCAGGCGGGGTGGCTACCGGCTCGACCAGATCGCCCCGCTGATCGCCCAGGTCCGCTCGGCCGGCGGCGTCGCACCGCTCGAGTCGGCGCTGCGCGACTGGCACGCCCGCCTCTCGGCCCGGGGCCGCGCCATGCTCGCCGGCGCCGCCGCCCTGGACGCCTATCTGGGCTGA
- a CDS encoding erythromycin esterase family protein, producing the protein MTVGITGVLNLFPARPRLLALGEPTHGSDVLLELRNDLFRHLVEQEGYRTIAIESDCLMGRIVDDYVTSGAGVLDDVLARGFSHEWGAFPGNRSLVRWMRAHNDARPAEEQVRFAGFDGPLEIHAAASPRQSLMALHGYLADPPHTADALDDLLGADDRWTNPAAMMDPSQSVGRTAEANQLRLLADDLVTLLDAETPDSAGMAEARLHARTATGLLRYHRWMADPSPNRMARLLSVRDSMMAANLLALADRGPVLANGHNAHFQRNRSSMRMGDLRPRWWSAGAIVNAHLGDGYRFLATALGTFRDQGVDTPPPDTIEGRLYALPDDRFIVDAGGFDTLLPRVSPWFGYAPLDPAQVTNTDGIVFVKDA; encoded by the coding sequence ATGACTGTTGGAATCACCGGAGTGCTGAACCTGTTCCCGGCCCGGCCACGGCTGCTCGCCCTGGGTGAGCCCACCCACGGCTCGGACGTGCTGCTCGAACTGCGTAACGACCTGTTCCGGCACCTGGTCGAGCAGGAGGGCTACCGGACGATCGCGATCGAGAGCGACTGCCTGATGGGCCGGATCGTGGACGACTACGTGACCTCGGGCGCGGGCGTCCTCGACGACGTCCTGGCGCGCGGCTTCAGCCACGAGTGGGGCGCCTTCCCCGGCAACCGTTCCCTGGTGCGGTGGATGCGCGCACACAACGATGCCCGGCCGGCGGAAGAGCAGGTGCGCTTCGCCGGGTTCGACGGCCCGCTCGAGATCCACGCCGCGGCCAGCCCGCGGCAGTCCCTGATGGCGCTGCACGGTTACCTCGCCGATCCGCCGCACACCGCGGATGCCCTCGACGACCTGCTCGGCGCCGACGACCGCTGGACCAACCCCGCCGCGATGATGGACCCGTCGCAGTCCGTGGGGCGCACGGCCGAGGCCAACCAGTTGCGACTGCTCGCCGACGACCTGGTCACTCTCCTCGACGCCGAGACGCCCGACTCGGCCGGGATGGCGGAGGCACGGCTCCACGCGCGTACGGCCACCGGCCTGCTGCGTTACCACCGCTGGATGGCCGACCCGTCGCCGAACCGCATGGCACGGCTGCTGAGCGTGCGCGACTCGATGATGGCGGCCAACCTGCTAGCCCTCGCTGACCGCGGCCCGGTGCTGGCGAACGGCCACAACGCGCACTTCCAGCGCAACCGGAGCAGCATGCGGATGGGCGACCTACGGCCGCGCTGGTGGAGCGCCGGCGCGATCGTCAACGCCCACCTCGGCGACGGCTATCGCTTCCTGGCCACGGCCCTCGGCACGTTCCGCGACCAGGGCGTGGACACCCCACCCCCGGACACGATCGAAGGCCGGCTGTACGCGCTTCCCGACGACCGCTTCATCGTCGACGCCGGCGGCTTCGACACTCTGCTTCCGCGCGTCTCCCCCTGGTTCGGCTACGCCCCGCTGGACCCGGCCCAGGTAACCAACACCGACGGGATCGTATTCGTGAAGGACGCGTAG
- a CDS encoding alcohol dehydrogenase catalytic domain-containing protein, translating into MQTAIATGVNEPLAFAEREVPEPGLGEVLVKITACGVCYTDLDVLRGHWPHARFPNIPGHEITGVVAATGPGVAWPPVGTPVGAQILGDSCGHCDYCVRGEQILCLRKRFTGIDFDGGYAEYAVLKAGFVSPLPDALDPVGAAPLMCAGLTAFNGLRQAGIRPTSRVAVIGGSGTLGTLAIRYAVAMGARVAAVGRSNRGEAAAREVGAERFIATQNADPADALKAWEGGADIILNAAPSTAAASAAFGGLAPDGTLVLCGYSPEPLSLATDPLVLNRLHALGNPSGSPHNARETLAFSAAHGILPDFTPIGLRDANAALDAMAHGQSSKRSIITFA; encoded by the coding sequence ATGCAGACGGCCATCGCCACGGGGGTCAACGAGCCGCTCGCGTTCGCCGAGCGGGAAGTGCCAGAGCCCGGGTTGGGCGAGGTGCTCGTCAAAATCACGGCCTGCGGCGTCTGCTACACCGACCTCGACGTGCTCCGCGGTCACTGGCCCCACGCCCGTTTCCCGAACATCCCCGGCCACGAGATCACCGGCGTCGTGGCGGCCACGGGTCCTGGCGTCGCGTGGCCGCCCGTCGGCACTCCGGTCGGCGCGCAGATCCTCGGCGACTCGTGCGGTCACTGCGACTACTGCGTACGCGGTGAACAGATCCTCTGCCTGCGAAAGCGTTTCACCGGCATCGACTTCGACGGCGGCTACGCCGAGTACGCCGTGCTCAAGGCCGGCTTCGTCTCGCCGCTGCCGGACGCGCTCGACCCGGTCGGCGCGGCTCCGCTGATGTGCGCGGGGCTGACCGCGTTCAACGGGCTGCGGCAGGCCGGGATCAGGCCCACCTCGCGCGTCGCGGTCATCGGCGGCAGCGGCACGCTCGGCACGCTGGCCATCCGCTACGCCGTGGCGATGGGCGCGCGGGTCGCCGCGGTCGGCCGGTCGAACAGGGGCGAGGCGGCGGCCCGGGAGGTCGGCGCCGAGCGGTTCATCGCCACCCAGAACGCCGACCCGGCCGACGCGCTCAAGGCCTGGGAGGGCGGTGCGGACATCATCCTCAACGCCGCACCGTCCACCGCGGCCGCTTCAGCGGCGTTCGGCGGCCTGGCGCCTGACGGCACCCTGGTGCTGTGCGGCTACAGCCCGGAGCCGTTGAGCCTGGCCACCGATCCGCTGGTCCTCAACCGCCTGCACGCCCTTGGCAACCCGTCCGGCTCGCCGCACAACGCCCGCGAAACGCTGGCGTTCTCGGCCGCGCACGGCATCCTGCCCGACTTCACGCCGATCGGCCTGCGCGACGCCAACGCCGCGCTCGACGCCATGGCACATGGCCAGTCCAGCAAGCGGTCGATCATCACCTTCGCCTGA
- a CDS encoding carboxymuconolactone decarboxylase family protein, which produces MKSAANPDVFTAIKHLHKAIAAGGVDERLLSLVHLRASQINGCAPCVFASIASARKAGETEDRLHHVAAWRETPFFTDEERAALALTEAATRLQDGAAGVTDEIWDAAADQFTEEQLSAIILEIATTNFFNRINRTIREQAGKTW; this is translated from the coding sequence ATGAAGAGCGCGGCGAACCCCGACGTGTTCACCGCGATCAAGCATCTGCACAAGGCGATCGCCGCCGGGGGAGTCGACGAGCGACTGCTGTCGCTGGTGCACCTGCGGGCCAGCCAGATCAACGGCTGCGCGCCGTGCGTGTTCGCCAGCATCGCCAGTGCCAGGAAGGCCGGCGAGACCGAGGACCGGCTGCACCACGTGGCCGCGTGGCGCGAGACACCGTTCTTCACCGACGAGGAGCGGGCGGCGCTCGCCCTGACCGAGGCGGCGACCCGACTCCAGGACGGCGCGGCGGGCGTGACCGACGAGATCTGGGACGCGGCCGCCGACCAGTTCACCGAGGAGCAGTTGTCGGCGATCATCCTGGAGATCGCCACGACGAACTTCTTCAACCGGATCAACCGTACGATCCGGGAGCAGGCCGGCAAGACCTGGTGA
- a CDS encoding sigma-70 family RNA polymerase sigma factor, with protein MSTDPVVEAFEAQRDRLRAVAYRMLGSHADAEDVVQEAWLRLSRQDPETIANLGGWLTTVVGRISLDVLRSRKAHPETNLPEYVVTLDDGQAPDDDAALADSVGLALLVVLESLGPSERLAFVLHDLFGVRFDEIGQILGKSTAATKMLASRARRKVRATDPPAGAGPEQRAVVQAFLAAARGGDFEGLLRVLDPEVKLTVDTPGGAVVVLGATKVAAGARLAAAAATRGREALVNGRPAIVSWGPDGSPVALLMFTVVEGRITEIEGVADPATLARMDWAGRGRDSTWRRPG; from the coding sequence ATGTCGACAGACCCGGTGGTCGAGGCGTTCGAGGCCCAGCGGGACCGGCTGCGCGCGGTCGCCTACCGCATGCTGGGGTCGCACGCCGACGCCGAAGACGTCGTTCAGGAGGCCTGGCTGCGGCTCTCCCGCCAGGACCCGGAGACCATCGCCAACCTCGGCGGCTGGCTGACGACCGTGGTCGGGCGGATCAGCCTCGACGTGCTGCGCTCGCGAAAGGCCCACCCGGAGACAAACCTGCCGGAGTACGTGGTGACGCTCGACGACGGCCAGGCCCCCGACGACGACGCGGCGCTCGCCGACTCGGTCGGGCTCGCGCTGCTGGTCGTGCTCGAGTCGCTCGGGCCCAGCGAGCGGCTGGCGTTCGTGCTGCACGACCTGTTCGGCGTGCGGTTCGACGAGATCGGCCAGATCCTCGGCAAGTCGACCGCGGCCACCAAGATGCTCGCCAGCCGCGCGCGCCGGAAGGTACGCGCGACCGACCCACCCGCCGGCGCCGGGCCGGAGCAGCGGGCGGTGGTCCAGGCCTTCCTCGCGGCGGCCCGGGGCGGCGACTTCGAGGGGTTGCTGCGGGTGCTCGACCCCGAGGTGAAACTGACCGTGGACACCCCCGGCGGGGCGGTCGTCGTCCTCGGCGCCACCAAGGTGGCCGCGGGCGCGCGGTTGGCGGCCGCCGCGGCGACCCGGGGCCGGGAGGCGCTCGTCAACGGCCGGCCGGCGATCGTCTCCTGGGGGCCGGACGGCTCGCCGGTCGCGCTGCTGATGTTCACCGTCGTCGAAGGCCGGATCACCGAGATCGAGGGTGTGGCCGACCCGGCCACGCTCGCGCGGATGGACTGGGCCGGCAGGGGTAGAGACAGCACATGGCGAAGACCTGGCTGA
- a CDS encoding SDR family oxidoreductase, translating into MAKTWLITGASRGMGRELVEQALERGDRVAATLRQPGQLDDLAARHGERLWRRALDVTDTAELRTVLNAAFAEHERIDVVVSNAGYGVFGVAEDLTDEQIDQMIATNLTASIQLARAVVPGLRAQGGGRLMQMSSMGGQIAFPAFSIYHVAKWGIEGFYEALATEVAAFGIATTLIEPGMVRTGFFDAATRVPVSGPYRGGPADRPPVPVEQLTDSMEKTVAAIIAAADSPEPPRRLVLGSDAWTLMTGALRQRLADVEAQRETAATADL; encoded by the coding sequence ATGGCGAAGACCTGGCTGATCACCGGTGCGTCCCGCGGAATGGGGCGGGAGTTGGTCGAGCAGGCCCTGGAACGCGGTGACCGGGTCGCGGCGACACTGCGGCAACCCGGTCAACTCGACGATCTCGCGGCGCGGCACGGAGAGCGGCTCTGGCGCCGGGCGCTCGACGTCACGGACACGGCGGAGCTGCGTACCGTGCTGAATGCGGCCTTCGCGGAACACGAGCGGATCGACGTGGTCGTCTCCAACGCCGGATATGGCGTGTTCGGCGTCGCCGAGGATCTGACCGACGAGCAGATCGACCAGATGATCGCGACCAACCTGACCGCGTCGATCCAGCTGGCCCGGGCGGTGGTGCCGGGCCTGCGGGCGCAGGGCGGCGGGCGGCTGATGCAGATGTCGAGCATGGGTGGGCAGATCGCGTTCCCGGCGTTCTCGATCTACCACGTGGCGAAGTGGGGCATCGAGGGCTTCTACGAGGCGCTGGCCACCGAGGTGGCGGCGTTCGGCATCGCGACCACCTTGATCGAGCCCGGGATGGTGCGCACCGGCTTCTTCGACGCCGCCACCCGGGTGCCGGTCAGTGGGCCCTACCGGGGCGGCCCGGCCGACCGGCCACCGGTGCCGGTGGAGCAGCTGACCGACAGCATGGAGAAGACGGTGGCGGCGATCATCGCCGCGGCCGACTCCCCCGAGCCGCCCCGCCGGCTGGTGCTCGGGTCGGACGCGTGGACGTTGATGACCGGCGCGCTGCGCCAACGCCTCGCCGACGTCGAGGCCCAGCGGGAGACGGCCGCGACCGCCGACCTCTAG
- the rox gene encoding rifampin monooxygenase — translation MFDVIIAGGGPTGLMLAGEVRLHGLRVVVLEKDAEPTPVVRSLGLHMRSVEIMDQRGLLERFLAHGTQFRVGGFFAGLTKPWPDRLDTAHAYTLGIPQTITDRLLAEHAVEVGVEIRRGAELVGLGQDDDGVTAELADGQSVRGRYLVGCDGGRSTVRKLLGVGFPGEPSRVETLIGEMELGVPLETMTAVVTEVRKTHLRFGAMPLGDDLYRVIVPADGVSDDRATPTLDDFKRQLVALSGTDFGVHSPRWLSRFGDATRLAERYRTGRVFLAGDAAHIHPPTGGQGLNLGVQDSVNLGWKLAAATAGWAPEGLLDSYHTERHPVAAAVLDNTRAQIELMSVEPGAQAVRRLLSELMDFEDVNRYLIEKITAIGIRYDFGDGPDLLGRRMRDLTLKRGRLYELMRGGRGLLLDQTGRLSVAGWADRVDHVVDVSEELDVPAVLLRPDGHVAWIGDDQRDLTDHLPRWFGAAA, via the coding sequence ATGTTTGACGTGATCATTGCTGGTGGCGGACCGACCGGCTTGATGCTGGCCGGCGAGGTGCGGCTGCACGGGCTGCGGGTGGTCGTGCTGGAGAAGGACGCCGAGCCGACCCCGGTGGTCCGCTCGCTGGGCCTGCACATGCGCAGCGTCGAGATCATGGACCAGCGCGGCCTGCTGGAGCGCTTCCTCGCGCACGGCACGCAGTTCCGGGTCGGTGGCTTCTTCGCCGGCCTCACCAAGCCGTGGCCCGACCGCCTGGACACCGCGCACGCCTACACGCTCGGCATTCCGCAGACGATCACCGACCGCCTGCTGGCCGAGCACGCCGTCGAGGTCGGTGTCGAGATTCGCCGCGGCGCCGAACTGGTCGGCCTCGGCCAGGACGACGACGGCGTGACCGCCGAACTGGCCGACGGCCAATCGGTGCGCGGGCGCTACCTCGTCGGCTGCGACGGTGGCCGCAGCACCGTGCGCAAGCTGCTCGGCGTCGGCTTCCCCGGCGAGCCGAGCCGGGTCGAGACGCTGATCGGCGAGATGGAGCTCGGCGTTCCACTGGAGACGATGACCGCGGTGGTGACCGAGGTTCGCAAGACCCACCTGCGGTTCGGCGCGATGCCCCTCGGCGACGACCTTTACCGGGTCATCGTGCCCGCCGACGGCGTGTCCGACGACCGTGCGACCCCGACGCTCGATGATTTCAAGCGGCAGCTCGTCGCGTTGTCCGGCACCGACTTCGGAGTGCACTCGCCGCGCTGGCTGTCGCGGTTCGGCGACGCCACCCGGCTGGCCGAGCGCTACCGGACCGGGCGGGTGTTCCTCGCCGGCGACGCCGCGCACATCCACCCGCCGACCGGCGGGCAGGGGCTCAACCTCGGCGTGCAGGACTCGGTCAACCTCGGCTGGAAGCTGGCCGCCGCGACCGCGGGGTGGGCGCCGGAAGGGCTGCTGGACAGTTACCACACCGAGCGGCATCCGGTCGCCGCCGCCGTGCTCGACAACACCCGCGCGCAGATCGAGCTGATGTCCGTCGAGCCCGGTGCGCAGGCGGTGCGCCGGCTGCTGTCGGAGCTGATGGACTTCGAGGACGTCAACCGCTACCTCATCGAGAAGATCACCGCGATCGGGATCCGCTACGACTTCGGCGACGGGCCCGACCTGCTCGGCCGGCGGATGCGCGACCTCACGCTGAAGCGGGGCCGACTCTACGAGCTGATGCGCGGCGGCCGCGGGTTGCTTCTCGACCAGACCGGCCGGCTGAGCGTGGCGGGTTGGGCCGACCGGGTCGACCACGTCGTCGACGTCAGCGAGGAACTCGACGTGCCCGCGGTGCTGCTGCGTCCCGACGGCCACGTGGCCTGGATCGGCGACGACCAGCGGGACCTGACCGACCACCTGCCACGGTGGTTCGGCGCCGCTGCCTAG
- a CDS encoding Imm1 family immunity protein, with protein MASVDDLDQLLDALTAQAQDPFDVSVDPGDGTSMSIVIGGPAAVVQWTRDEPWDCQVSSADDDGVVQFAGGGQVSEVPRRLWIDVALARHAIRHYVATGELTPRVRWESF; from the coding sequence GTGGCCTCGGTCGACGACCTCGATCAGCTGCTCGACGCGCTGACCGCGCAGGCCCAGGACCCCTTCGACGTAAGCGTCGACCCGGGCGACGGCACCTCGATGAGCATCGTCATCGGCGGACCCGCGGCCGTCGTGCAGTGGACGCGCGACGAGCCTTGGGATTGCCAGGTCAGCAGTGCAGATGACGACGGCGTCGTCCAGTTCGCCGGTGGCGGTCAGGTCAGCGAAGTCCCCCGGCGACTGTGGATCGACGTGGCCCTGGCTCGACACGCGATCCGGCACTACGTGGCCACCGGGGAGCTGACACCACGCGTGCGGTGGGAGTCCTTCTAG
- a CDS encoding MFS transporter has product MARRSLGRGFGWLWAAYAVSAYGSGLGFGAFPLIAVLVLHASPAQVSALAAVGPAVGALIALPLGPWVEFRRKRPVMIATDLVRFAVMMSIPLSYALGRLSFAQLLVVSAVVAAGKIAFNAASGAYLKSLVPPADLLVANARFESTTWSSIAVGPPLGGAAIGLFGPVTTVVGDAVSYLLSALGITAIGGREEPSRRTGSGRLRAGDLLDGWRHILAQPGLRALFLNQLLVSGLIMATEPLLAVLLVGELGFAPWQYGLAFAAPCVGGLIGSRLARRVVARYGQHRILRVVGTLRAVWLIGLAFVGPGTTGLVTVMVVELAIIISMSLFSPVLATYRLEHTPTDRVARTLTAWSISSSASIALLALLAGVLASATSPRTAIAVAGVLILASPLLLPRREPAAPVAETLATTHAR; this is encoded by the coding sequence GTGGCTCGACGGTCGTTGGGGCGGGGGTTCGGCTGGCTCTGGGCGGCGTACGCCGTGAGTGCCTATGGCTCGGGGTTGGGTTTCGGCGCTTTCCCGCTGATCGCGGTGCTGGTGCTGCACGCCAGCCCTGCGCAGGTGTCCGCGCTGGCGGCGGTCGGGCCGGCGGTGGGTGCGCTGATCGCGCTGCCGCTGGGCCCGTGGGTCGAGTTCCGCCGGAAGCGCCCGGTGATGATCGCGACGGATCTGGTCCGGTTCGCGGTGATGATGAGCATCCCGCTGTCTTACGCTCTCGGCCGGCTCAGCTTCGCCCAGTTGCTGGTCGTCTCGGCCGTGGTCGCGGCGGGCAAGATCGCGTTCAACGCGGCGAGCGGCGCCTACCTCAAGTCGCTGGTCCCACCCGCCGACCTGCTGGTGGCCAATGCGCGGTTCGAGTCGACGACGTGGAGTTCGATCGCGGTCGGGCCACCGTTGGGCGGTGCGGCGATCGGCCTGTTCGGCCCGGTGACCACTGTGGTCGGTGACGCGGTCAGCTACCTGCTGTCGGCGCTGGGCATCACCGCGATCGGCGGTCGCGAGGAACCGTCGCGGCGCACCGGATCGGGCCGGCTCCGGGCCGGCGACCTGCTCGACGGCTGGCGGCACATCCTGGCCCAGCCCGGGCTGCGCGCACTCTTCCTCAACCAGCTGCTCGTCAGTGGACTGATCATGGCCACCGAGCCGCTGCTGGCCGTGCTCCTGGTGGGCGAACTCGGTTTCGCACCCTGGCAGTACGGCCTCGCCTTCGCGGCGCCCTGCGTCGGCGGGCTGATCGGCTCGCGCCTCGCCCGGCGGGTGGTGGCGCGGTATGGCCAACACCGGATCCTGCGGGTGGTCGGCACGTTGCGCGCGGTCTGGCTGATCGGGCTGGCCTTCGTCGGCCCCGGCACGACCGGCCTCGTCACGGTGATGGTGGTCGAGTTGGCGATCATCATCAGCATGAGCCTGTTCAGCCCGGTGCTGGCGACCTATCGGCTCGAACACACGCCGACGGACCGCGTCGCCCGCACGCTGACGGCCTGGTCGATCAGCAGCAGCGCCAGCATCGCGCTGCTCGCTCTGCTGGCCGGCGTGCTGGCCAGCGCCACGAGCCCACGCACGGCGATCGCGGTCGCGGGGGTGCTGATCCTCGCGAGCCCGCTGCTGTTGCCGCGCCGCGAGCCGGCGGCCCCGGTCGCTGAGACCCTTGCCACGACCCACGCGCGCTAG
- a CDS encoding ATP-binding protein, which yields MTGANHIRTPDDRLRVFISSTLQELAPERRAVRDAVLGLRLIPVMFESAARPHARRDLVEAYVAESHLFVGVYWQSHGSTPGERDGVEAEFDLAGELPKLVYVKEPAPDREPRLAAMLDRIRRDGRISYRTFATPGDLRQLVRDDIALLLSERFEADAGEPAVEQASVPAPATPILGRDAEIEQVGTLLTDPGVRLVTLTGPGGVGKTRLATELATTLAGAYPDGVRFVALSTVTTPDLVGAMMAQALGLRTTAGRPPIDDVQAYLRTRALLLVIDNFEQVASAAPMISTLLAAAPRVTALVTSRAPLRLTGEHTAEVPPLPLPDPESDYSDARTGAVGLFVERARAARQDFALTPETTPAVIEICRRLDGLPLAIELAAAKVRVLSPQTLLARLREGVSTLGGGARDLPVRQRTLRNTIAWSYDLLADPERVLFCRLGVFAGGVDLAAVEALPDSDGLEMLDVLVSNSLVKQELREDQARFRMLDSIREYALGRLRDIGRWHEAHAAYADYFLDLAQRLEPLLGRETSAIARLETEHENLKAAMNWFLDEREWEKAISFGFALWGFWWLHGHVEESARYMNQVADEARGLSEEATARLRVGTGATAFVSGDIDRAESDLAAARVALRALGDEQNAALAAGMLGMIAMRRQHFARARELLEETRRLGERTGADWVRSLYYSQLGLIALRGGDTLTAARIFRDGLETALRSHDRLGTVTNLYSLAATVLIDGDLDAAERHLREGMTFAAEAGDRGSVTVYLAALADLGARRGEYARAVRLTAARRALRTSSAAWLETYVPDWPRGLDGLRALREKLGDQEFTAAWARGSADDLRSAVDFAMAGP from the coding sequence GTGACGGGGGCAAATCACATCAGAACGCCCGATGACCGACTTCGGGTGTTCATCAGCTCCACGCTCCAGGAGCTGGCCCCCGAGCGCCGGGCCGTGCGCGACGCGGTGCTGGGGCTACGGCTGATCCCGGTGATGTTCGAGAGTGCCGCCCGACCCCACGCGCGCCGCGATCTCGTCGAGGCCTACGTGGCCGAGAGCCACCTCTTCGTCGGCGTCTACTGGCAGAGTCACGGGTCCACGCCTGGCGAACGCGACGGCGTCGAGGCGGAGTTCGACCTGGCCGGCGAGCTGCCGAAGCTGGTCTACGTCAAGGAGCCGGCGCCGGACCGGGAACCGCGGCTGGCCGCGATGCTCGACCGGATCCGCCGCGACGGGCGGATCTCCTACCGGACCTTCGCCACGCCGGGCGACCTGCGCCAGCTCGTCCGCGACGACATCGCCCTGCTGCTCAGCGAGCGGTTCGAGGCCGACGCGGGCGAACCGGCCGTCGAGCAGGCGTCGGTGCCCGCCCCGGCCACCCCGATCCTCGGCCGCGACGCCGAGATCGAGCAGGTCGGGACCCTGCTCACCGATCCGGGGGTACGCCTGGTCACGCTCACCGGACCCGGCGGGGTCGGCAAGACCCGGCTCGCCACCGAGCTGGCGACGACGCTGGCCGGCGCGTACCCGGACGGGGTCCGGTTCGTGGCGCTGTCCACCGTGACCACACCGGACCTGGTCGGCGCCATGATGGCCCAGGCGCTGGGGTTGCGCACCACCGCCGGCCGGCCGCCGATCGACGACGTCCAGGCCTATTTGCGCACCCGCGCCCTGCTCCTGGTCATCGACAACTTCGAGCAGGTCGCCTCGGCCGCACCGATGATCAGCACGCTGCTCGCGGCGGCTCCCCGGGTCACCGCCCTGGTGACCAGCCGGGCGCCGTTGCGGCTCACCGGCGAGCACACCGCCGAGGTGCCACCGCTGCCGCTGCCCGATCCGGAGAGCGACTACAGCGACGCGCGTACCGGCGCGGTCGGGCTCTTCGTCGAGCGGGCCCGCGCGGCCCGGCAGGACTTCGCGCTGACGCCGGAGACCACCCCGGCGGTGATCGAGATCTGCCGCCGGCTCGACGGTCTCCCGCTGGCCATCGAACTGGCGGCGGCGAAGGTTCGGGTCCTGTCGCCGCAGACGCTGCTGGCCCGGCTCCGCGAAGGCGTCAGCACGCTCGGCGGCGGCGCCCGCGACCTGCCGGTCCGGCAGCGCACCCTGCGCAACACCATCGCCTGGAGCTACGACCTGCTGGCCGACCCGGAGCGGGTGCTGTTCTGCCGCCTCGGCGTGTTCGCGGGCGGCGTCGACTTGGCCGCGGTCGAGGCCCTCCCGGACTCCGACGGCCTCGAAATGCTCGACGTCCTGGTCTCCAACAGCCTGGTCAAGCAGGAGCTACGGGAGGACCAGGCACGGTTCCGGATGCTGGACAGCATCCGCGAGTACGCACTGGGTCGGCTACGGGACATCGGTCGCTGGCACGAGGCGCACGCCGCGTACGCCGACTATTTCCTCGATCTGGCTCAGCGGCTCGAACCGCTGCTGGGCCGCGAGACGTCGGCGATCGCGCGGCTGGAGACCGAGCACGAGAACCTCAAGGCGGCGATGAACTGGTTCCTCGACGAGCGCGAGTGGGAGAAGGCGATCAGTTTCGGCTTCGCGCTCTGGGGATTCTGGTGGCTGCACGGCCACGTCGAGGAGAGCGCCCGATATATGAACCAGGTGGCCGACGAGGCTCGGGGGCTCTCCGAGGAGGCGACCGCGCGCCTGCGGGTCGGCACCGGCGCGACCGCCTTCGTCAGCGGCGACATCGACCGGGCGGAGTCCGACCTGGCGGCGGCGCGGGTGGCGCTGCGCGCACTCGGCGACGAGCAGAACGCGGCCCTGGCCGCCGGCATGCTTGGCATGATCGCCATGCGGCGCCAGCACTTCGCCCGCGCCCGCGAACTGCTCGAGGAGACCCGGCGGCTCGGCGAGCGCACCGGCGCCGACTGGGTGCGCTCGCTCTACTACAGCCAGCTCGGGCTGATCGCGCTCCGGGGCGGCGACACCCTGACAGCCGCACGGATCTTCCGGGACGGTCTGGAGACCGCCCTGCGTTCGCACGACCGGCTCGGCACCGTCACCAACCTCTACAGCCTCGCGGCCACGGTGCTGATCGACGGCGACCTGGACGCGGCCGAGCGCCATCTGCGCGAGGGGATGACCTTCGCCGCGGAGGCCGGCGACCGGGGAAGCGTGACGGTCTACCTGGCGGCGCTCGCCGACCTCGGCGCGCGGAGGGGCGAATACGCCCGCGCGGTCCGGTTGACTGCCGCCAGGCGAGCGCTGCGCACCTCGTCGGCGGCCTGGCTGGAGACCTATGTGCCGGACTGGCCCCGGGGCCTCGACGGCCTGCGGGCGCTACGTGAAAAACTCGGAGATCAGGAGTTCACGGCGGCCTGGGCCCGGGGCAGCGCGGACGATCTCCGTTCGGCCGTTGATTTCGCGATGGCTGGCCCCTGA